A window of Pyrobaculum aerophilum str. IM2 contains these coding sequences:
- a CDS encoding PaRep2a protein: MTVKAVKAACVKVALPEAFSLPRKFGVSWGCFTQGAFYGVDAVVAEGGVKGLYFRYVLPYDAIAKRYLAVYKRREEREEGSYRLPQYFADALYELAAKYEVELAQDAVYVNGVEVDKWLCKRPTAEGCVRGIVEFLKSPPREALKSQKAWRELRRELYRAVAQWHRQCFGREPMGLIEGIVKRLEEYVAMCQLYKAIKRELGGRASLYASDFSLRRAFWWDGEWMGAPASCLIVAYEAFCQVGSAKLEFSVHYGEDGVYLEPKIPLYQDRIKVAHRGDGDA; encoded by the coding sequence ATGACAGTTAAGGCGGTTAAGGCGGCGTGTGTAAAAGTGGCGCTACCAGAGGCCTTTTCCTTACCGCGCAAATTCGGCGTCTCTTGGGGGTGTTTCACGCAAGGGGCCTTCTACGGCGTTGACGCCGTTGTGGCAGAGGGGGGCGTTAAAGGCCTGTATTTCCGCTACGTGCTACCCTACGACGCAATCGCTAAACGCTATCTGGCAGTTTACAAGCGGAGAGAGGAGAGGGAAGAGGGAAGCTACAGACTGCCGCAGTATTTTGCAGACGCGCTTTACGAGCTGGCGGCGAAATACGAAGTTGAGCTGGCGCAAGACGCTGTTTATGTAAACGGCGTTGAGGTGGACAAGTGGCTGTGCAAGAGGCCGACGGCCGAGGGATGTGTTAGGGGGATTGTGGAGTTTTTGAAGAGCCCGCCCAGAGAGGCCCTTAAGAGCCAGAAGGCGTGGAGGGAGTTGAGGAGGGAGTTGTACAGAGCGGTGGCCCAGTGGCATAGGCAGTGTTTCGGCCGCGAGCCGATGGGCTTGATAGAGGGGATTGTGAAGAGGCTTGAGGAGTATGTGGCAATGTGCCAGTTGTACAAGGCCATAAAGAGAGAGCTGGGAGGGAGGGCGTCACTATACGCCTCTGACTTCTCGCTGAGGAGGGCCTTTTGGTGGGACGGGGAGTGGATGGGGGCGCCCGCGTCGTGTCTCATAGTGGCATATGAGGCCTTTTGTCAAGTGGGGAGTGCAAAACTGGAGTTCAGCGTACACTACGGGGAGGACGGGGTGTACCTAGAGCCGAAAATACCCCTCTACCAAGACAGAATAAAAGTGGCGCATAGGGGCGATGGAGACGCTTAG
- a CDS encoding PaRep2b protein, with translation MFATAWAELSRLWRFGIENGLYADHILNKLEGIRKHVEEYANRLRIEYTLYSLPGVDPWVEVRFKDERENEIAHINIRWYHNKLHAFFNGAKEKAERLASILNALGANAEAKEYDGGWRVDLTTDSITAIRRAEWLEAVRALVEELHKRGIVNEEQRDRLLKEIIAGPNTIEIAGVELNVRQESVGKSKTLEVMYKPRSPTAFNAAVKALRDAGFVEGVHFTAKKPEGGVQGYVYIKLPAGLWRLEELRRQGVDWADKALRRLEEIAKARGFSEILEEYLKPAIEAETVDPRGLVAEDAERGIKAVVRDVRVVRDGDRPRVVVEYEVNGEAKSFSFIWGVRKGGIVMANVWLVEERAAVLATITGDQTIRGEGRNRVLSAKHLFALARFKGVGWELLR, from the coding sequence ATGTTCGCGACGGCGTGGGCTGAGCTCTCGCGGCTGTGGAGATTTGGCATAGAGAATGGCCTATACGCCGACCACATTCTTAATAAGCTTGAGGGCATTAGAAAACACGTGGAGGAGTACGCTAACAGGCTGAGGATTGAGTACACGCTGTACAGCCTCCCCGGCGTTGACCCGTGGGTAGAGGTGAGGTTTAAGGACGAGAGGGAGAATGAGATAGCCCACATAAACATTAGGTGGTATCATAATAAGCTACATGCCTTCTTTAACGGCGCTAAAGAAAAGGCGGAAAGACTGGCCTCAATACTAAACGCATTGGGCGCCAACGCGGAGGCGAAGGAGTATGATGGAGGGTGGCGCGTAGACCTCACAACCGACTCCATCACAGCAATACGCCGTGCGGAGTGGCTTGAGGCAGTTAGAGCCCTTGTTGAGGAGCTACACAAGAGGGGAATAGTAAACGAGGAGCAGAGGGATAGATTGCTGAAGGAGATCATCGCCGGGCCTAACACAATTGAAATCGCCGGAGTGGAGTTGAATGTTCGGCAAGAGTCCGTGGGCAAATCCAAGACGCTGGAGGTTATGTACAAACCAAGATCGCCTACCGCCTTCAACGCCGCCGTGAAGGCGCTTAGAGACGCTGGCTTTGTTGAGGGAGTACACTTCACCGCGAAAAAGCCAGAGGGCGGCGTGCAGGGATACGTATACATTAAGTTGCCTGCCGGCCTTTGGCGTTTAGAGGAGCTGAGGAGGCAGGGCGTTGATTGGGCCGACAAGGCGCTGAGGCGCCTTGAGGAGATTGCAAAGGCGAGGGGCTTCTCCGAGATACTTGAGGAGTATCTCAAACCGGCTATAGAGGCCGAGACCGTTGACCCGAGGGGGCTGGTCGCAGAAGACGCCGAAAGGGGGATTAAGGCAGTTGTAAGAGATGTGAGGGTGGTGCGGGACGGCGACAGGCCGAGGGTAGTTGTGGAGTATGAGGTAAACGGCGAAGCGAAGTCTTTTTCTTTCATCTGGGGCGTGAGAAAGGGAGGGATAGTTATGGCAAACGTGTGGTTAGTTGAAGAAAGAGCCGCCGTTTTAGCAACCATAACGGGCGACCAGACAATAAGGGGGGAGGGGCGTAACCGGGTTCTTTCCGCTAAACATCTATTCGCCTTGGCGAGGTTCAAGGGAGTGGGCTGGGAGCTGTTGAGGTAG
- a CDS encoding NADH-quinone oxidoreductase subunit K, translating to MSPAVVVGLLLIVLGIYSIAVTKNLVRILISLELVTVGAFAALAPAAASNPVLAFYGVLILVMVSVSEASILAALIYRNYALTKQTDVSSITAGREP from the coding sequence ATGAGCCCCGCCGTAGTCGTAGGTCTCTTGTTAATAGTCCTCGGCATTTATTCAATAGCTGTGACTAAAAACTTGGTAAGGATATTGATATCGCTGGAGCTAGTCACTGTAGGCGCCTTTGCCGCCTTAGCGCCGGCCGCGGCCTCGAACCCAGTGTTGGCCTTTTACGGAGTTCTAATCCTAGTGATGGTATCAGTATCCGAGGCGTCGATACTGGCCGCGTTGATATACCGGAATTACGCCCTCACAAAACAAACAGACGTGTCTAGCATCACCGCTGGACGGGAGCCATGA
- a CDS encoding PaRep2a protein: MLQVANPAGGGSKLVKRLELYYGMCEMAKMAIAEYGGKYAEPLISEYALRRAFWWEGEWRGKPMSCFVTEKKAVCKVGDKMATFYVFDTPQGVYLRPEIKLIDDWIKVAYRGDDS; this comes from the coding sequence ATGCTTCAGGTGGCCAATCCTGCCGGGGGAGGGAGCAAATTAGTGAAGCGGCTAGAGCTTTACTACGGCATGTGCGAAATGGCGAAAATGGCAATTGCCGAATACGGGGGGAAATACGCCGAACCGCTAATTAGTGAGTACGCCCTTAGGCGCGCATTTTGGTGGGAAGGGGAGTGGAGGGGAAAGCCCATGTCGTGTTTCGTGACGGAGAAAAAGGCTGTGTGTAAAGTAGGCGATAAGATGGCAACGTTTTATGTATTTGACACGCCGCAGGGAGTGTACCTAAGGCCAGAAATCAAGTTAATAGACGACTGGATTAAAGTGGCGTATAGGGGCGATGACAGTTAA
- a CDS encoding complex I subunit 5 family protein: protein MIILATVLIPMVLSLAAYVAAKRSPYLAGYISAVALVPLLAVTGYATFGGLDLVEGSFRGFDLLAFRILPFNGLFAFTVALVGMLVALYSPPYMEHRGEELGRDTAVFYLTYGFFLGGLAGAFIAANLIMVYVFIEIALIASLFQILYYGYGDRVRITIMYLVWSHIGAFLVLAGFILLYLKEVYYVPLLAENIASYNLGADALAFLLILVGALIKMATLGVHMWLPYVHAEAPTPLSALLSPVLVGIGGYLIAAIAMYVIPSGWAQWLIYYAIATAIYGGLMAYLQKDVKRLFAYSTVSQMGYLLLGVALLNPYGYTAAALLYLSHGLGKAVLFMTAGYFIMHLHTRDIEKMGGLYGWRPELAGAAIVGFLNLAGILSVGMVSEIVLTVAYAKHFGADYLNYIPYALVLLVTAIYAFNTIRVVFFGPHRREDKGPVDIALVSIVVTAFISVLFFLPPFSTALADNVYKTIEVARLWSLRG, encoded by the coding sequence ATGATTATCTTAGCCACGGTTTTAATCCCAATGGTGCTGTCTCTTGCCGCGTATGTAGCCGCCAAGCGCTCTCCTTACCTCGCGGGGTACATCTCAGCCGTAGCCCTCGTGCCCTTACTCGCTGTCACAGGTTACGCAACATTTGGCGGCTTGGATTTAGTGGAGGGCTCTTTTCGCGGCTTCGACCTACTGGCCTTTAGGATTCTGCCCTTTAATGGGCTCTTTGCCTTCACTGTGGCGCTGGTTGGGATGTTAGTGGCTTTATATTCTCCTCCGTATATGGAGCACAGGGGGGAGGAGCTGGGCAGGGACACTGCGGTTTTCTACCTCACTTACGGCTTCTTCTTGGGCGGACTAGCCGGCGCCTTTATTGCGGCGAATTTAATCATGGTCTACGTGTTTATTGAAATAGCCCTAATTGCCTCTCTGTTTCAAATCCTCTACTACGGGTATGGAGACAGGGTGAGAATCACTATAATGTATTTAGTTTGGTCTCACATAGGGGCCTTCTTGGTGTTAGCCGGCTTTATACTCCTATATCTCAAGGAGGTATACTACGTCCCCTTATTGGCGGAGAATATCGCCAGTTATAACCTGGGGGCCGACGCCTTGGCCTTCCTCCTCATTCTCGTCGGCGCGTTAATTAAAATGGCGACGCTGGGCGTACACATGTGGCTTCCATACGTCCACGCCGAGGCGCCCACTCCGCTGTCTGCGCTCTTATCCCCGGTCCTCGTGGGCATAGGGGGGTATTTAATTGCGGCTATTGCCATGTATGTAATTCCCAGCGGCTGGGCCCAGTGGTTGATTTATTACGCAATTGCTACGGCGATATATGGCGGCCTCATGGCCTATTTACAAAAAGACGTGAAGAGGCTCTTCGCCTATTCTACCGTGTCGCAGATGGGATACCTCCTCTTGGGCGTGGCGCTCCTCAACCCCTACGGCTATACAGCAGCCGCGCTGCTCTACTTATCCCACGGGCTGGGCAAGGCGGTGCTCTTCATGACCGCGGGGTATTTCATAATGCACTTACACACCCGCGACATTGAGAAAATGGGCGGTTTATACGGCTGGCGCCCGGAGCTGGCAGGCGCCGCCATAGTCGGCTTTTTAAACTTGGCGGGGATTCTGTCGGTGGGCATGGTCTCAGAAATTGTCCTAACAGTGGCATATGCCAAACACTTCGGCGCGGATTACCTCAATTATATACCGTACGCCTTAGTTTTGCTCGTCACCGCTATATACGCCTTTAACACAATCCGCGTGGTGTTCTTCGGCCCTCACAGGCGCGAGGACAAAGGCCCTGTGGATATAGCCCTCGTGTCAATAGTCGTGACGGCCTTTATATCAGTGTTGTTCTTTCTGCCTCCGTTTTCAACAGCTCTCGCAGACAATGTATATAAAACTATAGAGGTTGCGCGCTTGTGGAGTCTCCGCGGCTAG
- a CDS encoding NADH-quinone oxidoreductase subunit 5 family protein translates to MEVVFLAIFIPLLASVISLFSASEKFKAWAVTTGTFLSALLATYIYFAVSPGVYGVAWIQSIGAEIKVRLNEYSLPMGVLVAWLVAAISLYSVKYMEGDYRPGWYWFFFGFFATSMMIIVYADNLWFLLAGWEGVGLASWALIGHWYRDEYDKWVGREERVLGVPYWWTPSKAGLRAILTVRFGDAFFLIAIAIFFITAGTVSLKGLENAESLKALGVIPLLFFALGPFTKSAQFPFHEWLLTAMTGPTSVSALIHAATMVKAGVYVLIVTAPIFSLVSGAQLYFWIVMAIGVVTALTATLIALSAMEFKLVLAGSTAANLGIIAAATGAAGLLGLHEEEALSVLLFYAFLHIVGHAVSKASLFMGFGAVIHEAGTRFIGDVGRLWRHMKITAVAMALSMLSLVGIPPFIGYITKDLALENVFEAAHAYHFDLLLPVLYLLLFITPIYGLRLLGLTFIHGKEPEEVHEAHPVMWLPYTALAVATIALGGYFAAVVKFPVTEALLAVLAGFLTGFVLYIWLPGFKSESLRPLWEVLYRRFYLPILYDGVFPSLFTWFAKFIYVVFDKGLFDGLYHNVLPGVFESVSNWARRLITGNLSLYVLYGIVGILVTLLLLVLI, encoded by the coding sequence ATGGAAGTAGTATTTCTTGCCATTTTCATACCGCTACTGGCCTCAGTGATTTCCCTCTTCAGCGCCTCTGAAAAATTCAAGGCGTGGGCCGTAACAACGGGGACTTTCCTCTCCGCGTTGCTCGCTACGTATATCTATTTCGCCGTATCGCCGGGGGTTTACGGCGTTGCTTGGATACAGTCAATAGGCGCTGAGATAAAAGTGAGGCTGAACGAATACAGTCTTCCAATGGGAGTTCTCGTCGCATGGCTCGTCGCCGCAATATCTCTATACTCGGTGAAATATATGGAGGGGGATTACAGGCCTGGCTGGTATTGGTTCTTCTTCGGTTTCTTTGCCACTTCAATGATGATAATAGTCTACGCAGATAATCTGTGGTTCCTCCTCGCGGGCTGGGAAGGGGTGGGACTGGCGTCGTGGGCGTTAATTGGCCACTGGTATAGAGATGAGTACGACAAGTGGGTCGGGAGGGAGGAGAGAGTGTTGGGAGTGCCCTACTGGTGGACTCCCAGTAAGGCCGGCCTCCGCGCGATTTTAACAGTCCGCTTCGGCGACGCCTTTTTCCTTATCGCAATCGCCATTTTCTTCATAACTGCAGGGACTGTTTCGCTGAAAGGGCTTGAAAACGCGGAGTCTCTCAAGGCTCTTGGAGTTATCCCGCTTCTCTTCTTTGCTCTTGGGCCGTTCACTAAAAGCGCGCAGTTCCCCTTCCACGAGTGGTTGCTCACGGCCATGACGGGTCCTACTAGCGTATCCGCACTAATACACGCCGCTACTATGGTTAAAGCTGGGGTTTATGTCCTAATTGTGACTGCGCCTATTTTTTCGCTGGTGAGCGGCGCGCAGCTATACTTCTGGATCGTAATGGCGATCGGAGTAGTTACTGCTTTGACTGCCACGTTAATAGCGCTCAGCGCAATGGAGTTTAAACTCGTGCTAGCTGGCTCTACAGCCGCCAATCTCGGCATTATAGCGGCGGCCACAGGCGCGGCCGGCCTCCTCGGCCTGCACGAAGAGGAAGCGCTCTCCGTCTTGTTATTTTACGCATTTTTACACATAGTGGGACACGCCGTGTCTAAAGCGTCTTTGTTCATGGGCTTCGGCGCTGTTATACACGAAGCCGGCACGCGTTTTATTGGCGATGTGGGGAGGCTGTGGCGGCACATGAAAATAACAGCGGTAGCCATGGCGTTGTCTATGCTCAGTCTCGTGGGCATACCGCCGTTTATTGGCTATATTACAAAAGACCTAGCATTGGAAAACGTCTTTGAGGCGGCTCACGCGTATCACTTCGACCTACTTCTCCCGGTCTTGTACTTATTACTTTTCATCACGCCGATATACGGCTTGCGCCTGCTGGGCTTGACTTTTATACACGGGAAAGAGCCCGAGGAGGTACACGAAGCGCATCCTGTAATGTGGCTACCTTACACCGCCCTCGCCGTGGCCACTATAGCGCTCGGCGGTTATTTCGCAGCTGTGGTTAAATTCCCAGTCACTGAGGCCTTGCTGGCCGTCCTCGCCGGTTTTCTCACAGGTTTTGTCTTGTACATATGGCTGCCGGGTTTTAAGTCGGAGTCCCTAAGGCCGTTGTGGGAGGTGCTCTACAGGAGGTTCTACTTGCCCATATTATACGACGGAGTCTTTCCGTCGTTATTCACCTGGTTCGCCAAGTTTATCTATGTGGTTTTCGATAAGGGACTCTTTGATGGCCTATACCACAACGTCTTGCCGGGGGTATTCGAGTCGGTATCTAACTGGGCGAGGAGGCTTATAACTGGGAATTTGAGCCTGTACGTCTTATACGGCATTGTTGGAATATTAGTAACACTGCTCCTCCTCGTGTTAATATGA